Below is a window of Schistocerca cancellata isolate TAMUIC-IGC-003103 chromosome 4, iqSchCanc2.1, whole genome shotgun sequence DNA.
gaacaaatcaatgaggatttgcagaaaataaatgcatggtgtaatgactggcagttatctatcaatattagtaagtgtaacctattgcgtataacaaggcgaaaatccccattagtgtacgagtacaaaataaatgcccagtctttggaagcggtaacgtccgtcaagtatctgggtgtgactattcgaaatgatctcaaatggaatcatcagattacacaagtaacgggtgaggcgaactctagattgcggtttattggtagaatcctgaagcgatgcagtccttagcttacaatacgttagttcgtcaggtctttgagtattgttcgtctgtatgggacccgtgtggggttgttggtacccccatcgggcgcctccccgggtggcggataggggaaagcttcctagatataggtggtactggggaaatgaaatacccagggcggaccaaaaaccaataaacccagtggtgtctgttcagcatctggcggccagtggtcagcgtctgttcctctagttgaggcggctgcacaaaatcttctcgaactcaaaaatcgagtcgtatacctgtggtctcaacagagatcaccacaaaaactaaaattcaacttgaacgcatgatggaaaagacgaccacagagtcactaccccaggcaccagtcgacagactggattcacctgatcatcggattctgggggatcagggacaccatgcgcagaagaatcggagcttctcaaaaactcgtcacactctcaaaacgaaacgtaaaaattttattggtacaattaatgtgaacatcctcactaaaacaggcaaattaaagcaactcaccaacgcaatgggaaaatttaacctgaaaatcactgcactgcaagagacaagattcacagatgaaggacactttaacacagagaattacaggatctacaagggcaaacctgccataaaagtaagagacaaactaccacttttcggaacaggattcgccgtacacacttccgtactcgactcagttattgacttcacgtctcccaatgagagagtctccctgttatcagtaaaatcagctaataaagcatacactctgatcaatgtgcacgcccccacaaatcaccacaataaaatctacccttaaacagtggacaatttctaggaaacactagaagaaacaacaaataaagtacctaggcaccatgtgaaaatcttagtgttgtgtctagacaagagtctagacacagggtgaggttaccgataggcacgcgtacacacacgccggctggcgtgagttctggaacaggatacttgatgaatgctattaagaaaagtacgttgctttgggaatacttaactttaatccatccttttggtatacatcgtttatggtgaatacaagtaagactctctccagatatggttaactgcgccttgctaggtcgtagctatggacttagctgaaggctattctaactgtctctcggcaaatgagagcaaggcttcgtcagtgtagtcgctagcaaagtcgtcgtacaactggggcgagtgctagtccgcctctctagacctgccatgtggtggcgctaggtctgcaagtactgacggtggcgacacgcgggtccgacatgtactaatggaccgcggccgatttaagctaccacctagcaagtgtggtgtctggtggtgacaccacattcctcccccgcaaatcggcgaacggtcgtgttataacgcttccgcccgccgtggggaggcccccatgttgacgtaggcgatgaggtggggagcctaacaacaggcgaggctgtgccacccgcacccggccattcggtccgaggggagctaggaaacgcctggaaacctactccagggtgcacgtcaacatgcggcgtatgcgcccgtaaagagacaggaggggccgaagggtcgacgtccattgcgtcggggtatccgacgcgcgatgacgccatgtggtccggagcgaaggacagctggtcacgggaagcgatcggcggcgcgtgacccagggaggcggttggcggctgcagcgaagcgtccactgcgggcggcggctgcggcggcggcgcgacgccatggggcagaatggaaggcatcgtcggtaacacctggggatgaggcgagccagtagatggatccccagggcgctgaccggacggatccgtcgctgaaagcagacggggagcggcagaacccaggcgacgacagaggcgcagctgattgagatgccgacgcacctcaccagaggcccccaaaaccaaatacatcgcgcggccgaggcagcgaagaatgcgccctgcgagccaacgccgtgaaccgcgatagttgcgatagaatacagcgtcgccaggagcaaaagcaggagtctgccgctgcacaggaacctgatgcggcggatgcagcaaagacatcaaggttcgatgaggacgaccgtgaagcaactcagccggcgagcgaccatcgcggggctgagagcgatacgaagacagaaatagcaacaacgcgtcctcccgagaatgcgactctttcaacttcaacatctgtgacttgaaagtccggaccaatcgttcagcggcaccgtttgactgaggcgaaaacggcgcggacgtcagatattgaataccattggccttgcagaatgactgaaattctgcggacatgaattgtggaccattgtcggaaacaatagtctgtggaagaccttcaacgcaaaagatagcagacaacgcttggatggtggcagaagacgtcgtggaagacatccggacaacaaaaggaaaattactgaaggaatcgacaacaaccaaccatcgagcattccagaagggaccagcaaaatctatgtgtaagcgttgccatggggaagtggcttttggccatgcaaagaatttccgcagcggtgcggattgttgtttggcacacgccatgcaagaagagcacatattcgcaatcgcagcatcgattccgaaccaagtacagtgctgacgagcaagttgtttcgtacgcactataccccaatgtccttggtggagaagctttaagacagatgactgtaacgaacgtgggaccacgaccctagactgatcattatcagaacgcaacaacaaaacaccacgtcgtacaaaaagtctctccttgtgagcaaaaaatcggcgaaccatcggatcctcgatccgcgacttcgacaagggccattgcgtagcaacaaaacgcaaaatggtagcaaggacagggtcagcagctgtggctgcagctacacggcgaaaatcaatcggaaacgattcgtccacatcatcagtttccgcatcaatgaacatgcaagcaagttcggaagaatcgaatgctttatcctcagcaactggcaaacgggacaacgcatctgcgtttccgtgcttagcagtggaccgatacaagatatcgtagcggtactgcgagaggaaaatagaccagcgaatgaatttctgcgcggtacgcggaggtacaggcttgttcggatgaaaaagcgatgtcaaaggtttgtggtctgtgatgatggtaaagtgacgaccatacaagaaatcgtgaaactttgtaacaccaaacacgagagccaaagcttctttctctatctgggaataatttctttgcgctgacgagagcaatttggacgcaaaggcaatagggcgatcgtgcgaaccttctttgtgcgcaagcacagcaccgatcccgaaatccgatgcatctaccatcaacaaaaggggtttctggggatcgaatggcgtaaggcaagtatttgaaaggaacgccgatttcaattggcgaaaggcgcgtgcgcagtccgtcgaccagacgaacggaacacctttacggcgtaagcgatgaagcggagctgaaatggaagaggcatgaggaagaaatttatgataatagttaatttttcccaacacactctgtagctgcttcacattttgcagcgaaggcaagtcctgtatggcacggaggtgctccggactcggatgtatgccttgggcattaaggacatggcccagatatggcaagtcacgagcaaaaaacacacatttgtccttcctcaagcgaagaccattctgtcgcaagacctgaaataatgttcggagattttgtaaatgttctgcttctgtctttccggagatcactatatcgtccagatagtttgctgcagtagggaccgacgcacaaatagtttgtaaatattgctgaaacaatgcaggggctgaAGCACACCCggatggcagtcttttgaatctgtacagtccaagatgcgtgttaaccaccaatacgcgctgggattcttcgttcaccggtatttgcaagtacgcatctgctaggtccaactttgaaaaatattttcccgggcacagtttgtcaaaaagatcttccgggcggggcaaaggaaaagtagcaggcactagttgtggattcactgttgctttgaagtccacgcaaagtctcaattttccggaaggtttttgcaaaatcactaagggtgaggcccagagagaagcctgcacacgttcaatgacaccttgtgattctaaatcgtttaatgttcttgcgacctcattacgcaatgcgtggggaacattgcgcgctctgaaaagtt
It encodes the following:
- the LOC126183335 gene encoding uncharacterized protein K02A2.6-like, whose amino-acid sequence is MFIDAETDDVDESFPIDFRRVAAATAADPVLATILRFVATQWPLSKSRIEDPMVRRFFAHKERLFVRRGVLLLRSDNDQSRVVVPRSLQSSVLKLLHQGHWGIVRTKQLARQHCTWFGIDAAIANMCSSCMACAKQQSAPLRKFFAWPKATSPWQRLHIDFAGPFWNARWLVVVDSFSNFPFVVRMSSTTSSATIQALSAIFCVEGLPQTIVSDNGPQFMSAEFQSFCKANGIQYLTSAPFSPQSNGAAERLVRTFKSQMLKLKESHSREDALLLFLSSYRSQPRDGRSPAELLHGRPHRTLMSLLHPPHQVPVQRQTPAFAPGDAVFYRNYRGSRRWLAGRILRCLGRAMYLVLGASGEVRRHLNQLRLCRRLGSAAPRLLSATDPSGQRPGDPSTGSPHPQVLPTMPSILPHGVAPPPQPPPAVDASLQPPTASLGHAPPIASRDQLSFAPDHMASSRVGYPDAMDVDPSAPPVSLRAHTPHVDVHPGVGFQAFPSSPRTEWPGAGGTASPVVRLPTSSPTSTWGPPHGGRKRYNTTVRRFAGEECGVTTRHHTC